A stretch of Kyrpidia spormannii DNA encodes these proteins:
- a CDS encoding dynamin family protein, which produces MAQVVTSFERDLALVESLARLMEEWGDGVRAARVREVAEKYARREVIVAFCGHFSAGKSTLINKWLGEDVLPSRPVPTTAAGVLIRRGAPGLRICDRHGVVRQLEANNASEELSRWCTSEEDVRLVEVGNPSIPLPEGAAFLDTPGVDSTDPAHREMTEAVLHLADAVVYTMDYNHVQAEANLTFLRRLTDGGVPVFLVINQIDKHAEDELPFLQFQYETAQIFKAFGIPDKRIYYVSLRDPQHPYHQFQELREDVSEFMAEAPRWYRGSVGRALRGIVEDHLKAWRAGHREEIEAARALLGEEHARERVERFDQLSEEERRWQDPEGHLEAVHWPELVRMVENARITPYEIGEMARAYLDSLRPGFRPGGWFGGRGRTEKEREARAAALSEAFGRRLETELDRHVRSWARDLAAAWGVANGDLLDRIDGAPILLSTSEVAALVKPGAVVEAGYVQTYLRDLETAGKERYRKLGRRLLEMIEQAIRERREAALAAISEERGRLAPYANARDQLEILRGEEERRRTALWERIPFLEGDGESPSSAEEAATALDVAKEMPRTNAGHAGDVPPAEEVVDVAEIASEKVATDDANVAGVSCSVDVPSGWLADAEVEVEVAVEGENGVPSVGPGPRRTGDPRLLAAAEQLRQAAEILAILPGTAKMTSALLERAARLEEREFTVALFGAFSAGKSSLANAMLGSAVLPSSPNPTTAAVQRVRAPEGGHPHGTAVLHIRARSEMEKVLEELECRGEEEACTAIRQHWKEIEPYFGQALRAHWSRVRQVTAEERWAAYFSHLDIFWDCPFTAGGWVLVDTPGVDSVHGRHTDTAFESIRHSDAVVFVTYYNHAFSRADEAFLTQLGKMQETFDFEKIFFVVNAGDLAANEQELQGVVQHVRRNLTNLGIVRPRIYPLSSRGALLARKAETSSLSPGEEAWLRTCLKVSAGPLPSLSEALEVTGFAGFYRDFSSLLRRDWAEMALGRAWGDLRRAEERLRRWVMEARAEGVKREERRQVWSAGAARVEASLSQVEDEPLLRGLEGEIAELCDHIERRLWIRYQDRFRESFSVAALEDGRREAVAACAADLAEWLEDELSQEWKAAALRAERWFRDRRTEIWTERVSAASGDLAGWSWEPEAVEPWEIPAQLIGNGVGETIRSLGPKLFPGMKRWLGPGMDEMREALWEAVLPQVRGFVDGLRKTMGDWARQCGRPVLESDRRAAKESAREYAAGMMAALDHTLPPERLEEALRRLPRPWSTV; this is translated from the coding sequence GTGGCACAAGTCGTGACATCATTTGAACGAGATTTGGCGCTCGTGGAGTCCTTGGCGCGACTGATGGAGGAGTGGGGGGATGGGGTCCGGGCGGCCCGGGTTCGGGAAGTGGCTGAAAAATACGCGCGGCGAGAGGTGATCGTCGCGTTTTGCGGACATTTTTCCGCCGGTAAATCCACGTTGATCAACAAGTGGCTCGGGGAGGACGTCCTGCCCAGCCGGCCCGTGCCCACAACGGCGGCGGGGGTTTTGATCCGCCGGGGCGCGCCGGGCCTGCGGATTTGCGATCGACACGGGGTGGTCCGGCAGCTGGAAGCGAACAATGCGTCTGAAGAACTCTCTCGGTGGTGCACATCCGAAGAGGACGTTCGTCTGGTGGAGGTGGGGAATCCGTCAATCCCCCTTCCCGAAGGAGCGGCTTTCCTGGATACGCCGGGGGTGGATTCGACGGATCCCGCCCATCGGGAGATGACCGAGGCGGTCCTTCACCTGGCGGACGCCGTGGTTTATACGATGGATTACAACCATGTGCAGGCCGAGGCCAATCTGACTTTTTTGCGCCGGCTGACCGATGGTGGCGTTCCCGTTTTCTTGGTGATTAATCAGATCGATAAACACGCCGAGGACGAACTGCCTTTTTTGCAATTTCAATATGAAACCGCACAGATTTTCAAAGCCTTCGGAATACCCGATAAGCGGATCTACTACGTGTCCCTGCGCGATCCGCAACATCCGTATCATCAGTTTCAGGAGTTGCGGGAAGATGTGTCGGAGTTTATGGCCGAAGCACCCCGCTGGTATCGCGGGTCCGTCGGACGGGCCCTTCGGGGCATTGTCGAGGATCACCTGAAAGCTTGGCGGGCCGGGCACCGGGAGGAGATCGAAGCAGCTCGGGCGCTGCTTGGAGAGGAACACGCCCGGGAGCGGGTGGAGCGCTTTGATCAACTGTCTGAGGAGGAGCGGCGTTGGCAAGATCCCGAGGGGCATCTGGAGGCGGTACACTGGCCGGAGTTGGTGCGCATGGTGGAGAATGCCCGGATCACCCCTTATGAGATCGGGGAGATGGCCAGGGCTTATCTCGACAGTCTGCGCCCGGGTTTCCGGCCCGGAGGGTGGTTTGGAGGTCGGGGACGGACGGAGAAAGAGCGGGAGGCCCGGGCGGCGGCGCTGTCGGAGGCTTTTGGACGGCGGCTTGAGACGGAACTCGATCGCCATGTGCGAAGCTGGGCCCGGGATTTGGCGGCAGCCTGGGGTGTGGCGAATGGGGATCTGTTGGACCGCATAGACGGGGCGCCCATCTTGCTGTCGACGTCAGAGGTGGCGGCGTTGGTCAAGCCCGGCGCGGTGGTCGAAGCTGGATATGTGCAGACCTATCTCCGGGATCTCGAGACGGCGGGCAAAGAACGATATCGGAAACTGGGCCGCCGTTTGCTGGAGATGATCGAACAGGCTATCCGGGAGAGGCGGGAGGCGGCCCTGGCGGCGATATCCGAGGAGAGGGGGCGTCTGGCCCCGTATGCCAATGCGAGGGATCAGTTGGAGATCCTGCGGGGGGAGGAAGAACGCCGGCGGACGGCCCTGTGGGAGCGGATCCCGTTTCTTGAGGGGGATGGTGAATCGCCGAGTTCCGCCGAGGAGGCCGCGACAGCCCTGGACGTTGCAAAGGAGATGCCCCGGACCAATGCCGGCCATGCTGGGGATGTCCCGCCGGCTGAGGAGGTTGTAGATGTTGCAGAGATTGCATCAGAAAAAGTTGCAACAGATGATGCGAATGTCGCGGGTGTTTCGTGTTCGGTAGATGTGCCCTCGGGATGGTTGGCCGATGCCGAGGTGGAGGTGGAGGTCGCCGTGGAAGGGGAAAATGGGGTTCCGAGTGTGGGACCGGGCCCAAGGCGAACCGGTGATCCCCGGCTCCTCGCTGCGGCGGAGCAGTTGCGCCAGGCTGCCGAAATTCTGGCGATTCTGCCGGGAACCGCGAAGATGACCTCGGCCCTCCTGGAGAGGGCCGCCCGGCTTGAAGAGCGGGAGTTCACCGTGGCGCTCTTCGGGGCCTTTAGTGCGGGAAAGTCTTCCCTCGCCAACGCCATGTTGGGATCCGCGGTTCTCCCCTCATCTCCCAATCCGACCACCGCCGCTGTACAACGGGTTCGGGCTCCGGAGGGTGGGCACCCGCATGGCACCGCCGTCCTTCATATCCGCGCCCGTTCGGAGATGGAGAAGGTGCTGGAGGAGTTGGAGTGCCGGGGCGAGGAAGAAGCGTGCACCGCCATTCGGCAGCATTGGAAGGAAATCGAACCCTATTTCGGCCAGGCCTTGCGGGCGCATTGGTCCCGGGTTCGCCAGGTAACCGCGGAAGAACGGTGGGCGGCCTATTTCTCGCACTTGGATATTTTTTGGGATTGTCCGTTCACGGCAGGAGGATGGGTACTGGTGGACACCCCCGGGGTGGATTCGGTCCACGGGCGCCATACCGACACGGCCTTTGAGTCCATCCGTCACAGCGACGCGGTGGTGTTCGTGACCTACTACAATCATGCTTTTTCCCGGGCTGACGAGGCATTCTTGACGCAGCTCGGGAAGATGCAGGAGACCTTTGATTTCGAAAAGATATTTTTCGTCGTCAATGCCGGTGACCTGGCTGCCAATGAGCAGGAACTTCAGGGCGTCGTGCAACATGTTCGGCGCAATTTGACGAACCTCGGCATAGTGCGCCCCCGGATCTACCCCTTGTCGAGCCGGGGGGCCTTGTTGGCGCGCAAGGCGGAGACCAGTTCGTTATCCCCGGGGGAAGAGGCTTGGCTTCGCACTTGTCTCAAGGTTTCCGCGGGGCCTCTACCCTCCCTCTCCGAAGCACTGGAGGTGACTGGATTCGCGGGATTCTACCGGGATTTCTCTTCCTTACTTCGGCGGGACTGGGCGGAGATGGCTCTGGGGCGGGCCTGGGGGGACCTGAGGCGGGCCGAGGAGCGGCTGCGGCGGTGGGTGATGGAGGCCCGGGCGGAGGGGGTGAAGCGGGAGGAACGCCGCCAGGTGTGGTCCGCCGGGGCGGCGCGGGTGGAAGCTTCGCTGTCCCAGGTGGAGGACGAGCCGCTTTTGCGGGGACTGGAAGGCGAGATTGCGGAGTTGTGCGATCACATTGAGCGCCGCCTGTGGATCCGTTACCAGGATCGTTTTCGGGAGTCCTTCTCTGTGGCGGCTCTTGAGGACGGCCGCCGGGAGGCGGTGGCCGCTTGCGCCGCGGATTTGGCCGAGTGGTTGGAAGACGAATTGAGCCAGGAGTGGAAAGCTGCGGCTCTGCGCGCCGAGCGCTGGTTCCGGGACCGCCGGACGGAGATTTGGACGGAGAGGGTTTCGGCGGCGTCCGGAGATTTGGCCGGGTGGTCCTGGGAGCCCGAGGCTGTGGAACCGTGGGAGATTCCAGCCCAACTCATTGGAAATGGGGTAGGGGAGACCATTCGGAGTCTCGGGCCAAAGTTATTCCCGGGGATGAAACGATGGCTTGGGCCGGGGATGGATGAGATGCGGGAGGCGTTGTGGGAGGCGGTCCTACCCCAGGTTCGCGGGTTCGTGGATGGGTTGCGAAAGACCATGGGGGATTGGGCCCGGCAGTGCGGCCGGCCGGTATTGGAATCGGACCGGCGGGCGGCCAAGGAATCTGCCCGGGAGTACGCCGCCGGGATGATGGCCGCCCTGGATCACACCTTGCCGCCCGAACGCTTGGAGGAAGCTTTACGCCGCTTACCTCGGCCTTGGTCCACTGTATGA
- a CDS encoding type III polyketide synthase, whose protein sequence is MPFLVHIATTTPPHRYSQEEVRTMSRELFRTSFRDIDRLLRTFDTAGIEWRHFCRPAEWYIQGRPFSARNAVYQEEAVALGTEAARTCLTQTGVDPRAITDLWWVSSTGLATPSPDMRIAQRLGLSGKIRRTPIWGLGCAGGAVGLSRGLASAAADPDAHVLVVIVELCSLTFLARDQRKSNLIATVLFADGAGAALILGDRAYERWSKRVQERAGSSGAWEWKGSHSIHWPDTEDMMGWDVGDDGWRVVFSRDIPEFLRRQKREHFAPAEEKIDHWVVHPGGAKVLAAYEEVLGLNQESLESAHETLRQYGNMSAPTVLFVLKDLAERRSLRSGDRTALLALGPGFSSERVMLQWR, encoded by the coding sequence GTGCCCTTTCTCGTCCACATCGCCACCACAACACCCCCTCACCGGTACAGCCAAGAGGAAGTCCGGACGATGTCCAGGGAATTGTTTCGGACGAGCTTCCGGGACATCGACCGCCTGCTCCGCACCTTCGACACCGCGGGTATCGAGTGGCGGCATTTTTGCCGGCCGGCGGAATGGTATATCCAGGGCCGCCCCTTTTCCGCCCGCAACGCCGTGTATCAGGAGGAAGCTGTCGCCTTGGGGACGGAGGCGGCCCGGACATGCTTGACCCAAACCGGCGTCGACCCCCGGGCGATCACCGACCTGTGGTGGGTCTCCTCTACGGGCCTGGCCACGCCGAGTCCGGATATGCGGATCGCCCAGCGCCTTGGCTTGTCCGGGAAAATCAGGCGCACGCCGATCTGGGGGCTGGGATGCGCCGGGGGCGCCGTGGGACTGAGCCGGGGCCTGGCCAGCGCCGCCGCTGATCCCGATGCCCACGTCTTGGTCGTGATCGTGGAACTGTGCAGCCTGACCTTTTTGGCGAGAGACCAGCGAAAAAGCAATCTCATCGCCACGGTGTTGTTTGCCGACGGAGCGGGCGCGGCATTGATCCTGGGGGATCGGGCCTATGAGCGGTGGAGCAAAAGGGTCCAAGAGCGTGCGGGGTCGTCCGGAGCATGGGAATGGAAGGGCTCCCACAGCATCCACTGGCCGGATACCGAAGATATGATGGGTTGGGACGTGGGAGACGACGGGTGGCGGGTCGTGTTCTCCCGGGACATCCCGGAATTCCTTCGTCGGCAAAAACGTGAACACTTTGCCCCGGCTGAAGAAAAAATCGACCACTGGGTGGTACACCCGGGCGGGGCGAAGGTTTTGGCCGCCTATGAAGAGGTGCTTGGCTTGAACCAGGAGAGCCTGGAGTCTGCCCATGAGACGTTGAGACAGTATGGCAACATGTCGGCCCCCACCGTTTTGTTCGTCTTAAAGGACCTGGCTGAGCGGCGTTCTCTCCGGTCCGGGGACCGGACGGCTCTCCTGGCCCTGGGTCCGGGATTCTCCAGTGAACGGGTGATGCTCCAATGGAGGTAG
- a CDS encoding isoprenylcysteine carboxyl methyltransferase family protein, whose amino-acid sequence MEVGQLFPWLIGGVIAQRLAELGLARHNARWIRARGGFEIGREHYPWIVLLHVSFFAGMVAEVRIRGLAGLPVWWPALALFAASQGLRYWSLRSLGHYWNTRIFVVPGHPPVRRGPYRWLRHPNYLAVMVELVSLPLAFHAHWTALLVSMANAPLLALRIRVEEGALRHPARTRLEVRGEMRGGPSSLKPSTSPAEENERTGDESPAAPATSVAQSLSATSSPPVATASEHSGETT is encoded by the coding sequence ATGGAGGTAGGACAGCTTTTCCCCTGGCTGATCGGTGGGGTGATCGCCCAGCGCCTGGCGGAGTTGGGCCTCGCCCGTCATAACGCCCGCTGGATCCGGGCCCGGGGTGGTTTTGAAATCGGGCGGGAACACTATCCCTGGATTGTTCTTTTGCACGTGTCCTTTTTTGCCGGTATGGTGGCGGAAGTCCGGATTCGCGGATTGGCGGGCCTTCCCGTGTGGTGGCCCGCCCTCGCCCTTTTTGCCGCCAGCCAGGGACTCCGCTACTGGTCTTTGCGCAGCCTCGGCCATTATTGGAACACCCGGATCTTCGTGGTCCCGGGCCACCCTCCGGTACGACGCGGCCCCTACCGGTGGTTGAGACACCCCAATTACCTCGCCGTCATGGTGGAGCTCGTAAGCCTGCCTTTAGCCTTTCACGCCCATTGGACGGCCCTTCTGGTGTCGATGGCCAATGCCCCGCTGCTCGCTTTGCGCATTCGGGTGGAGGAGGGAGCTTTACGTCACCCGGCTCGAACCCGGCTGGAAGTGCGTGGAGAGATGCGGGGCGGCCCATCGAGTTTAAAACCCTCGACGAGCCCGGCCGAAGAAAATGAGCGGACCGGAGACGAATCCCCGGCCGCTCCCGCAACTTCCGTGGCCCAATCCTTGTCTGCTACGAGCTCGCCCCCTGTCGCTACTGCGTCTGAACATAGCGGGGAGACGACGTGA
- a CDS encoding NlpC/P60 family protein, with protein MLAQDTAPVSGHVAHPSHYADPLVQKVIDTAETQIGTPYKWGTNKLRGDSTFDCSNFTQYVYQTAVGYRFSSGSKNQGDLNQYRDWGVYYNIRDIKAGDLLFFSTSNSGGKVGHVGIALEDGTLKIIHTYSPKVPLGEYDYTNNKWWTSHFLYARRPLNHVRAASTPSTPVQSPPAAPVTDSPGSAVASAPSGATDRVTPVKGWVSVRSAPSTLAPRVAVLHLGESAERLATVNDWWYKVRLSDGTVGYLTSSPRYVQTQ; from the coding sequence GTGCTGGCCCAGGATACGGCTCCGGTCAGCGGACACGTGGCGCATCCGTCCCACTATGCGGATCCGCTGGTGCAAAAGGTGATCGACACGGCGGAGACGCAGATCGGCACTCCATATAAATGGGGAACCAACAAACTTCGCGGCGATTCTACCTTTGACTGCTCGAATTTTACCCAGTACGTGTATCAAACGGCTGTGGGGTACCGATTTTCCTCGGGTTCAAAAAATCAAGGGGATTTAAATCAGTATCGGGACTGGGGGGTTTATTACAACATTCGGGATATTAAAGCCGGGGACCTGCTCTTTTTCTCTACCTCGAACTCCGGGGGGAAGGTGGGTCACGTGGGAATTGCCCTGGAAGATGGGACATTGAAAATTATCCACACATACTCACCAAAGGTGCCCCTGGGTGAGTATGATTACACGAATAATAAATGGTGGACGTCACATTTTCTGTACGCGCGTCGACCTTTGAACCACGTGCGGGCAGCCTCCACCCCGTCCACGCCGGTGCAAAGCCCGCCGGCAGCTCCGGTGACCGATTCCCCGGGTTCGGCGGTGGCTTCAGCTCCTTCCGGTGCTACGGATCGGGTGACCCCCGTCAAGGGGTGGGTCTCGGTGCGCAGCGCTCCCTCGACTTTGGCGCCGCGGGTCGCCGTGCTTCATCTCGGGGAGTCGGCGGAACGACTGGCCACGGTTAACGATTGGTGGTACAAGGTACGGCTGTCAGACGGCACTGTGGGGTATCTCACGTCGTCTCCCCGCTATGTTCAGACGCAGTAG
- a CDS encoding YfhH family protein: MSQEELLAEMERLQKEAERCREEGRWNEWEVLKRRYDVARSHLVEAGTVRVGGQYRVEDHEGLFTVTRVRGIMAFGYFTPPGNDPTQEEQAFLVALLHPPGDDPDEK; the protein is encoded by the coding sequence ATGAGCCAAGAAGAACTGTTGGCGGAGATGGAGCGGTTGCAGAAAGAGGCGGAACGGTGCCGTGAGGAAGGGCGCTGGAACGAATGGGAAGTCCTGAAGCGCAGATACGACGTCGCCCGCTCCCACCTGGTGGAGGCGGGAACGGTACGAGTGGGGGGCCAATACCGCGTGGAGGATCACGAGGGGCTATTCACCGTCACCCGGGTGCGGGGGATCATGGCCTTTGGGTATTTCACGCCGCCGGGCAACGACCCGACACAAGAAGAACAAGCTTTTCTGGTGGCCCTGCTGCATCCGCCGGGGGACGACCCCGATGAAAAATGA
- a CDS encoding DUF523 domain-containing protein — protein MILVSACLAGCHCRYDGSSRGLSWIEEWVAQGRAIPVCPEQLGGLPTPRPPAQIVGGEGGDVLDGRAKVLTQEGEDVSESFVRGAEEALHFARLVGASAAVLKQRSPSCGCGAIYDGTFTGNMRPGRGVTAALLERHGIPVYSEEDEPGGVFGTEDS, from the coding sequence ATGATTCTGGTCTCGGCGTGTCTGGCGGGTTGTCATTGTCGATACGACGGCTCCAGCCGGGGGTTGTCGTGGATTGAGGAGTGGGTGGCCCAAGGCCGGGCCATCCCCGTCTGCCCGGAGCAGCTCGGCGGTCTTCCCACCCCGAGGCCGCCGGCCCAGATTGTCGGTGGCGAAGGCGGGGATGTGTTGGATGGGCGGGCCAAAGTACTGACTCAAGAGGGCGAGGACGTATCCGAGTCCTTTGTGCGGGGCGCCGAAGAAGCTCTTCACTTCGCCCGTTTGGTCGGTGCATCGGCCGCCGTGTTGAAGCAGAGGAGCCCGTCTTGCGGGTGCGGCGCGATCTATGACGGCACCTTTACCGGAAATATGCGCCCCGGGCGCGGGGTGACGGCTGCTCTCTTGGAGCGCCACGGCATCCCGGTCTACTCGGAAGAAGACGAGCCCGGAGGCGTATTCGGGACGGAGGATTCGTGA
- a CDS encoding methylated-DNA--[protein]-cysteine S-methyltransferase produces the protein MAVYDELETPLGTLRVVMDLVGVSRVALTEEDWGEIQQEFHDLVRDPESCRDAVRQLEEYFSGRRRAFDVALSLPEDSPFRRRVWAALREIPYGQVRSYGEIAAAIGNPRAVRAVGQANRANPLPIFIPCHRVVGKKGDLVGYAGSRTDLKAHLLRLEGALAE, from the coding sequence GTGGCCGTGTATGATGAACTGGAAACGCCTCTTGGGACCCTTCGTGTGGTCATGGATTTGGTCGGCGTGAGCCGGGTGGCGCTGACCGAGGAGGATTGGGGAGAGATCCAGCAGGAGTTTCACGACCTCGTCCGGGATCCGGAGTCCTGTCGCGATGCCGTCCGCCAGCTCGAAGAGTATTTTTCCGGGCGCCGTCGCGCCTTTGACGTGGCCTTGTCGCTCCCCGAGGACAGTCCGTTTCGCCGGCGGGTATGGGCCGCTCTTCGTGAGATCCCCTATGGTCAGGTGCGAAGTTACGGGGAGATCGCCGCGGCCATCGGGAACCCCCGGGCGGTGCGGGCCGTGGGCCAAGCCAATCGGGCCAACCCCTTGCCGATTTTTATCCCGTGTCACCGAGTGGTGGGGAAAAAAGGGGACTTGGTGGGATATGCCGGGTCCCGGACCGATCTGAAAGCCCATTTACTGCGATTGGAAGGGGCGCTGGCGGAATGA